From a single Pararge aegeria chromosome 16, ilParAegt1.1, whole genome shotgun sequence genomic region:
- the LOC120630490 gene encoding uncharacterized protein LOC120630490 has translation MSDLQATFEFSVELYKFYNVDLFQRGLYQVRVSLRVSPKVPVHIEATVSSGNGAARTGRPAANASLMGGIAASRAFQIMYRNEEVTLRDIVHFRAHLLVDSRNLKDSLERAEWSLAVELWCSEGAQSSTLTAVSCRVLKLHFQPAQGLHYHLPVLFDYFHLSAVSVTIHASLVALHQPYINTPRSSKQWGKLMKSAGSNFNASGSLENILFGSTGKCAGGNSSKIAHARQVHAEVCGILLGSLEGLQSALTVCGSTGVLLTPEESTSNSIVGEVAQRIKDLSDIGKKSEAGEEEEWAMGAAHDIARLCAEVTLRWRAFLHHTSDRPHVHHALAARHHALRIKRFSECFFVLDNPRHSLAGCYDSNYQSYQSVGEAARRSRYLALLPPLPVHCIALDGDPHIMPIIFEDRYQDTAEFARRRSFLNSNANKSGSDPFLCSEPVREDCACSVSSIMDSRRPSSEASRVTLSLPKNMIDVLEPEFDTPKSSTNVVRATLTLAPQKSSRGSPKRTIVKQNVVEMNKPHNKQLELTGRNRYIVQNNQISEIQLPPNNFFSSCPIQQGQQMSRYSASTLLDINATKSNVNVSRLGNDKLDPSAHFKQKHEITSGVSTLPARHSKSLDQLRVSQITPVSVQTLSKNVKNSSNTSVNNYQKSYASAQPIKPTTLPRSVTTTAYPTNTTTRCGSKGDDYRRNINEFREKYKNPCNSNVQNVHGMNNEVFHSVGYKYDGTIKGNANQIYGYTFGNQGNIPVNNVIRNPLEFQRGYSVNLPRPMLPPRNSYPPVSGKTQVTDQSNLVSNKHVHRSNSTHMFHQNVENQQIDIEATRNQLRHELNYYLQKGDWSYDFNTGSLIQNYQKKSSKSSDDSGFVMTLDRSSDGTSKSTYSKTPPSTPHSKLPSVRHKKSRSKDSKLNTSGKENMKVNSSRDSLSSHHSIKSRDSKSDRQTPKSDRSTPKSDRGTPKSGKATPKSGGITPRSGLATPKSGGTTPKSGRSSGKPERRSKHKPSEKMTQLMSEAASSSSDESIPFELRRLESSTSVPYSLDHGSELRHCRSAASIIEEPNLNNTFGSESLPNLAPPPAFESPPLNIDDKDFKILPPENFLSKDDKQSKSSTSSLSEQSGWVSSGRSSGPSSPDNGSCQLNQNFPSASNTISTKIPNKKFEDNIDKRKKDGEKISEFKRTALNGEQLRERLLKLAVKAAQSSSTEKIECCDKEVCEECTICSDSICTDSQCEYNKMMHTNGIDTGCNSDTCTASCFQQYAEPNTSKVNQRHNSFSAIQGNTYSSINKTSNEPTVKKSQTVSDNLHPYIRKEIPSTAQPAVPAKSNTINKTKLKDRIEYTEKLIAAEIRNLAVDRSCKTRQSPAGPIASIQNYQGKAKSEVNLSQFSGDNDYEHLPPPQQFRDAPPPPDEFKDPPSKSPMVSRSSSKSSTPSRTPRKAAQPTTLQLDNPLYHVCEGVIERRKLRPHQSMNAAATTSASTLNKSQSTGELASRSEHGNNKKPRQSNLISIFGLAESERLFVKCREEFRQSVKYPGAIYSDFPPVENSLPYFHISDEYRMFNPEGLHLIICVHGLDGNAADLRLVKTYLELGLPGARLDFLMSERNQGDTFSDFDTMTDRLIQEIVTHIQNSSEPARISFVGHSLGTIIIRSALARPQMKPFLGKLHTFLSLSGPHLGTLYNSSGLVNAGMWFMQKWKKSGSLLQLSLRDAPDPRRSFLYRLSERSQLHQFKHILLCGSGQDRYVPLHSARLELCKAAAKDTSLLGQAYREMVHNMVSPLAARASSVSVVRYDVQHALPHTASALVGRAAHIAALDSDLFIEKFLLVSALKYFR, from the exons ACTTTACCAAGTGCGCGTGAGTTTGCGCGTGTCACCAAAGGTGCCGGTTCACATCGAGGCGACGGTGTCGAGCGGCAATGGCGCCGCGCGGACTGGCAGGCCCGCTGCTAACGCCTCCCTCATGGGAGGCATCGCTGCTTCTAGAGCCTTCCAAATTATGTACAGGAACGAGGAGGTCACGTTGCGTGACATAGTGCATTTTAGAGCTCATTTGCTAG TTGATAGCCGTAATCTTAAGGATTCATTAGAGAGAGCGGAATGGAGTTTGGCAGTGGAACTATGGTGCAGTGAGGGAGCTCAATCGAGCACCCTAACGGCAGTCTCCTGTCGCGTGCTAAAGCTGCACTTCCAGCCTGCACAGGGGCTCCACTACCACCTCCCAGTTCTGTTCGACTACTTCCATCTTTCTGCTGTCTCTGTCACCATCCATGCAAGCTTAGTAGCCTTACATCAGCCGTATATCAA CACGCCCCGCTCTAGTAAACAGTGGGGCAAATTGATGAAAAGTGCGGGGTCAAACTTTAACGCTTCAGGAAGCTTAGAGAACATTCTGTTCGGGTCGACTGGAAAGTGTGCCGGCGGAAATTCAAGCAAAATTGCGCATGCCAG ACAAGTCCACGCTGAAGTTTGCGGCATTCTCCTCGGGTCACTTGAAGGCTTACAAAGCGCACTGACAGTATGCGGCTCAACGGGGGTATTATTAACACCTGAAGAATCTACTTCTAACTCTATCGTTGGCGAGGTTGCGCAACGAATAAAGGACCTAAGCGATATAGGCaag AAATCCGAAGCAGGCGAAGAAGAAGAATGGGCAATGGGAGCAGCGCACGATATTGCAAGGCTATGTGCAGAGGTGACGCTAAGGTGGCGCGCCTTTCTGCACCACACTTCCGACCGACCGCACGTACATCACGCACTAGCAGCAAGACATCATGCATTACG CATTAAACGTTTCTCGGAGTGCTTTTTCGTGCTTGATAACCCTCGGCATTCGCTGGCAGGCTGCTACGACAGCAATTACCAATCATATCAAAGCGTAGGCGAAGCAGCCCGAAGGTCACGTTATCTTGCGCTTTTGCCGCCCCTTCCTGTACATTGCATCGCGCTTGATGGCGATCCGCATATCATGCCTATCATATTCGAAGACag GTATCAAGACACAGCTGAATTCGCAAGAAGGCGATCGTTTTTAAATTCCAACGCAAATAAATCTGGAAGTG atCCTTTTCTATGTTCTGAACCTGTCAGAGAAGACTGTGCGTGCAGCGTAAGTTCAATTATGGATTCTAGAAGACCTTCTTCTGAAGCATCAAGGGTCACTTTGTCATTGCCCAAGAACATGATAGACGTCCTGGAACCAGAATTCGATACCCCCAAATCAAGCACAAACGTAGTACGAGCTACTTTGACACTAGCGCCTCAAAAATCTTCTAGAGGGTCCCCTAAAAGAACTATAGTAAaacaaaatgttgtagaaatgAACAAACCCCATAATAAGCAATTAGAATTAACTGGTAGAAATAGATATATTGTACAGAATAACCAAATAAGCGAAATTCAATTACCACCAAACAACTTCTTTTCCTCGTGCCCCATACAACAAGGGCAACAAATGTCAAGATATTCGGCTTCAACCCTTTTAGACATTAATGCAACAAAAAGCAATGTTAACGTGTCCCGCTTGGGAAATGATAAATTGGATCCCAGCGcgcattttaaacaaaaacatgaAATCACCAGTGGAGTAAGTACCCTACCTGCTCGACATAGTAAATCTTTGGATCAGTTAAGAGTGTCACAAATTACCCCAGTTAGTGTACAGACGTTGTCAAAAAATGTTAAGAATAGTTCAAACACTTCTgttaataattatcaaaaaagTTATGCTTCAGCACAGCCAATAAAGCCCACGACTCTACCAAGAAGCGTTACAACAACAGCTTATCCCACTAATACGACGACACGTTGTGGATCTAAAGGCGATGATTACAGAAGAAACATTAATGAGTTtagagaaaaatataaaaatccgtGCAATTCTAATGTACAGAACGTTCATGGGATGAATAATGAAGTGTTTCATAGTGTAGGATATAAATATGATGGTACAATTAAAGGTAACGCTAATCAAATTTATGGTTACACTTTCGGTAATCAGGGTAATATACCAGTGAATAACGTTATTCGTAATCCATTAGAATTCCAAAGAGGCTATAGTGTAAATTTACCCCGTCCTATGTTGCCTCCTCGAAATTCTTACCCACCAGTTAGTGGAAAAACTCAAGTGACTGATCAGAGCAACTTAGTTTCTAATAAACATGTTCATAGATCAAACTCAACACATATGTTTCACCAGAACGTTGAGAATCAGCAAATTGACATTGAAGCCACTCGCAATCAATTGAGGCATGAATTGAATTACTATCTCCAAAAAGGAGACTGGAGCTATGATTTTAATACAGGTAGCCTAATCCAGAACTATCAAAAGAAATCCAGTAAAAGTAGCGACGATAGTGGTTTCGTGATGACATTAGATAGAAGCAGTGACGGAACATCTAAATCAACGTATTCAAAAACACCACCATCAACTCCTCATTCTAAATTACCATCCGTGAGACATAAGAAAAGTCGGTCTAAGGACTCTAAATTAAATACAAGTGGAAAAGAAAATATGAAAGTGAATTCAAGTCGTGATTCTCTGAGTAGCCATCATTCTATTAAATCAAGAGACAGCAAATCTGATCGACAAACACCTAAATCGGATCGTAGTACTCCTAAATCAGATAGAGGTACTCCAAAATCAGGTAAAGCTACTCCAAAATCTGGCGGCATAACTCCCAGATCAGGTTTAGCTACTCCCAAATCTGGCGGAACGACACCTAAAAGCGGAAGATCTAGTGGTAAGCCAGAAAGACGTTCAAAGCACAAACCCTCGGAAAAAATGACTCAACTTATGTCAGAGGCTGCATCATCTTCTAGTGATGAAAGCATACCTTTTGAACTCAGAAGATTAGAGTCATCGACAAGTGTACCTTATAGTCTCGACCATGGTTCGGAATTGAGACATTGTAGAAGTGCTGCTTCAATCATTGAAGAACCTAATTTGAATAATACATTCGGCTCGGAGTCTTTACCAAACTTAGCTCCACCGCCAGCTTTTGAATCACCGCCGTTGAACATAGATGACAaagactttaaaatattaccacCTGAGAATTTCTTAAGCAAAGATGATAAACAAAGCAAAAGTTCAACTTCGAGTTTGAGCGAACAAAGTGGGTGGGTTTCAAGTGGGCGTAGCTCAGGGCCATCCTCACCTGATAATGGTAGTTGTCAATTGAATCAAAACTTTCCTTCTGCCAGTAACACTATTTCCACCAAAATACCCAACAAGAAATTTGAAGATAATATTGATAAACGAAAAAAAGATGGCGAAAAAAtaagtgaatttaaaagaactGCCCTTAACGGTGAACAACTTCGGGAACGTTTACTTAAATTAGCGGTCAAAGCTGCTCAAAGCAGTTCAACTGAAAAAATTGAATGCTGTGATAAAGAAGTTTGTGAAGAATGTACaatatgtagtgactctatttGCACTGACAGTCAgtgtgaatataataaaatgatgcATACTAACGGAATTGATACAGGTTGCAACTCAGATACATGCACAGCTAGTTGTTTTCAACAATATGCTGAACCGAATACTAGTAAAGTGAATCAGAGGCATAATTCATTTAGTGCTATTCAAGGTAATACTTACAGTTCTATAAACAAAACTTCAAATGAACCAACCGTTAAAAAATCACAAACAGTAAGTGACAACTTGCATCCATATATAAGAAAAGAAATACCATCTACTGCACAGCCTGCTGTACCTGCAAAATCCAATACAATAAACAAAACGAAGCTAAAAGATCGAATCGAATATACCGAAAAATTAATAGCCGCCGAAATACGAAATCTTGCAGTGGATCGCTCGTGTAAAACTCGCCAGAGTCCAGCTGGACCCATCGCATCTATTCAGAATTATCAGGGTAAAGCTAAATCCGAAGTAAATTTAAGCCAATTCAGTGGTGACAATGATTATGAACACTTACCACCTCCTCAACAATTTAGAGACGCACCGCCACCGCCTGACGAATTTAAG GATCCACCATCTAAATCTCCAATGGTAAGTCGGAGCAGCAGTAAATCATCGACGCCTTCAAGAACTCCACGCAAAGCAGCACAACCTACAACGCTACAACTAGATAATCCATTATATCATGTTTGCGAAG GAGTTATAGAGCGACGAAAATTAAGGCCTCATCAATCCATGAATGCTGCTGCCACAACTTCAGCTAGCACGCTTAATAAAAGCCAAAGCACGGGAGAATTGGCGAGCAGAAGCGAACatggtaataataaaa AACCACGGCAAAGTAATCTGATCAGCATATTCGGTTTAGCTGAATCGGAAAGACTATTCGTAAAATGTAGAGAAGAATTTAGACAAAGCGTCAAATATCCCGGAGCAATATACTCCGATTTTCCTCCAGTTGAAAACTCCTTACCGTACTTCCATATCAGTGATGAATACAGAATGTTTAATCCTGAAG GTCTACATCTCATAATATGCGTCCATGGATTGGATGGAAATGCGGCAGACCTTCGTCTAGTGAAAACATATTTAGAACTAGGGTTGCCTGGGGCTCGATTAGACTTCCTTATGTCTGAAAGGAATCAGGGCGATACATTCTCGGATTTCGACACAATGACTGATag ATTGATTCAAGAAATTGTGACGCACATACAAAATTCCAGCGAGCCAGCACGAATTAGTTTTGTAGGACATTCATTGGGTACTATTATAATAAGGTCAGCGCTGGCGCGACCGCAAATGAAGCCGTTTTTGGGGAAGTTGCATACATTCCTGTCATTGAGTGGACCACATTTAGGAACGTTATATAATTCAAGTGGTCTTGTGAATGCAG GAATGTGGTTTATGCAGAAATGGAAGAAATCCGGCTCCCTTCTCCAGCTGTCTCTTCGTGATGCGCCCGATCCTCGACGGTCTTTCCTCTACCGTCTTAGTGAACGGAGTCAATTGCATCAGTTCAAACATATCCTGCTTTGTGGTTCAGGGCAGGACAGATATGTGCCCTTACATTCTGCAAGATTGGAACTTTGCAAAGCTGCTGCTAAGGATACATCTTTATTAGGACAGGCCTATCGTGAAATG GTACACAACATGGTATCTCCGTTAGCCGCCCGCGCCTCATCTGTGTCGGTAGTACGATATGACGTCCAGCATGCTCTTCCGCACACAGCCAGCGCACTCGTAGGGAGAGCGGCACATATTGCAGCCTTGGACTCTGATCTTTTCATCGAAAAGTTTCTTCTTGTCTCTGCTCTCAAATACTTTCGTTGA